The genomic window AGCGCTGGGTGCCGTACGTCATCGAGCCCGCGTTCGGCCTGACCCGCGCCCTCATGGCGTTCCTCGTCGACGCGTACCACGTCGAGCAGGTGCCGAACGCGAAGGGCGGCACCGACAGCCGGACGGTCCTGAGGCTCGACCCGCGCCTCGCGCCGGTGAAGGCCGCGGTGCTGCCGCTCAGCCGCAACGAGAAGCTGTCGCCGCTCGCGCGCGACCTCGCCGCGAAGCTGCGTCGGAGCTGGAACGTCGACTTCGACGATGCCGGCGCCATCGGCCGCCGCTACCGCCGACAGGACGAGATCGGCACGCCGTACTGCATCACGGTCGACTTCGACTCGCTCGAGGACGACGCCGTGACGGTGCGCGACCGCGACACGATGCAGCAGGAGCGGGTGCCGCTCGCCGAGATCGAGGGATACCTCGCGAGCCGGCTCGTCGGCGCGTAGGAGCACCCGAGCGCGCCGGCTCGCGATCGGCGTTCAGGCGCGTGACGTGCCGCCGTCGCGGACGTCCCGGACGAACGCCGTGACGTGCTCGCGGAGCGCCTCGATCCGACGCTGCCGGGCGGCCTCCCGGTCGAACCCCGTGTAGGCGAGCGTCGGCAGCTTGCGGACGTTGCGGGAGCATTCGAACGCGGCGCAGACGAGGGTGCCGATCGTGTCGCCGCGTCGACCGGCATCGCCCGACCGCTTCGCGGTGTAGAACACGACGTCGTTCGGCAGGTGCACGTCCTCGCACCACGAGCACTGCGGTCGGGTGCGGGTCCGGCCGTCGGCACGACGCAGGAGGGCGCCGACCGGCTCGCCGTCGATCTCGACGACGACGTAGGCCTGCTGCGGCAGCTTCCGGTCGATCCAGCCGAGGAAGTCGACGGCGTCCCAGTCGAGGTCCGGGAGGTGCTCGGGAAGGTTGAGGGAGGCGCGTTCACGCTTGGAGGCGTTCACGAACGAGGCGCGGATGACGGTTTCGTCGATGGGGTGCATGGATGTCTCTCCGGCGGGCGTCGCCGCCCACCTGGGTCTGTTCGGTCGGGGGAGTGGATGCCCCGTGATCGGGGTCGCTGAACCGGGCCGCGTCGGCGCGGCCCTAGGCGCGGTCATCTCAAGTCGGCGTGGACGCCGACGACCTCCTGTCGCCCAGCGGGCATCGAGCAGAGTGGTTGCACGGAATCGAGCCTACGCGTCGAGCCTGTGCGGGGGCCGGACGCCCGGAGTCGTCGCCGGACGCACTCAGCCCAGCCGGGCGGCCCACTCGCGATCGAGGATGCCGTAGATCGCGGTGTCCTCCCACGCACCGTCGTTGAACTGCTCTTCGAGGATCGTCGCCTCGTGCCGCATCCCGAGCCGTTCGCAGAGGTGGGCGGATGCCGCGTTCCGGGCGTCGAGGTTGGCCAGCACGCGGTGCGGTCGGAGCGTGTCGAACGCGAACCCGAGTGCCGCCTCGGCCGCCTCGGTCGCGAGCCCGCGTCCCTGGAACGCCGGGTGCACGACCCAACCGACCTCGAGTTGTGCGTGCTCGACGTCGGCGACGCGGAGCATGATGTCGCCGATCACCCGGTTCCGGGCCGGGCCGTCGTGCGTCACGCGGCCGCCCGGTTCGCCGCGTCCGACGGATGGCTCGCCGACCAGCTCCATCGCGAGGATGCAGCCGTCGCCCGCCTCGGCCAGCCTGCGCATGCCGGCGCGTTTCGCCGTGTGCTGCCAGGCGTCCTCGCGGGAGCGCTCGGGCCAAGGGATGTATCGAAGCACCTCGGGCAGTCGCTGGTACTCCCAGACGTCGGCGGCGTCGGATGTCTCGAGCGGCCTCAGCACCAGGCGCCCGGTCTCGAGGCGCAACGGTGTCGGGCGGTCGACATCGAACGGGAGGCGGAGGTCGGGTGGCGATGCCCGATGGTCGACCTCGGTCACGCGCTCCGGCTCGTCGCCTGGTCGCCGGCTTCGATGGCCTGGTTCCCGTTCGCACCCTGCTCGGTCGCGGCGGCATCCACCGGGCCGGCGACGACACCGAAGATCGCCTCTGCCGCGTCGATGAACGCGCGCTGCTCGCCCGCGCGCGCGTACGCGCGAGAGCGGACCATGGGCGTGTGCAGCAGCACGCCGGCCATGTGGCGGAGGGCGGCCTCGGTGGTGCCGTCGTCGTCGCCGCGCGAGCGGGCGCGTTCGATCTCGGCGTCGAGCACGTCGAACACGTGCTTGCGCAGCGCGACGACGGTCGGAGCGAGGTCGAGTTCCTCGCCGACGGCGCTGAAGTTCCGAGCCGCTCGGTGCACCAGGTCGCGTGCCGCGTCGGTGGCGGCGAACTCCTCCATCGGGGCGTGGATCTTGATCGTCTCGAGGTCGAGCAGTTCGACCCCGGCGATCTCGACGACGGCCGGGTCGACGTTGCGGGGCAGGCCCAGGTCGATGATGAGCTGGCGGCGCTCGGCCTTGGGGACGATCGCGCCCGCCAGGGTGCGTACCGGGGCGGTGTCCGTCGCGAGCGACTCGCGACCCTGGGCGATCAGTGCGGGGTGGACGACGTGGTGGTCGGCGAGCGTGCATGCGATGACGACGTCGGCGTCGGCAGCCGCGCGGGCGAAGCCGTCGTGCGGCACGGCGGTGACGTCGTGCGACGCGGCGAACTTCTCGCCGCGTCCGGTGGCCGAGTAGACCGAGATGTCGGTCGCACCGCGGTCGCGGAGGGCTGCGAGGGAGGCACCGGCGTATCGGCCGGTGCCGACGAGGAGCACCTTCGCCTGCGTCCAGTCGGTCACCCGGCTGGAGGCGAGGTCGAGCGAGAGTCGCACGAGCGAGCGGCCCTCGGAGCCGATGCCGGTGCGGTTCTTGATCTTGCGGGAGGTCTGCGAGGCGCGCTGGAACAGGCGCTCGAGTTCGGGGGTGGTCGTGCCCTCGTTCCGGGCCTGCTCGAGCGAGCGGCGCACCTGTCCGGCGATCTCGCCTTCGCCGACGACGACGGACTCGAGGCCCGCGGCGACCGAGAAGAGGTGCGAGGCGACCGCGTTGCCGTGGGCGAACCCGAACGTGGAGCGCAGTTCCTCGGCGGCGAGCCCGGACACCTCGCCCACCGACCGGATCGCTCCGTGGACCGCGTCGACGGGGGAATCGCCATCGAGCGCGTCCAGGTCGAGATAGGCCTCGAACCGGTTGCAGGTCGCCACGACGACGGCGCCCAGCACCGCCGGGTGGCCCGCGATCATGCGGCGCCCGGCGTCTTCAGCCGTCGCAGAAAGCCGCTCGAGCATGTCGAACCCGGCGTTCTTGTGACTCGCGGTGAGGCAGATGAGCACTCGCCGATTCTACCGACATCGGGCTGATCTGTTGCTCAGTGCTGACGCTGAACCGCCTGAGGCGGTTTCAACGCACCGCGCCCGCCAGCATGTCGGCCGTGATGACGGGGATCGGCGCGGTCAACGGCGGCAGCTCGAGGCCCTCGGCCGCCAGTGCTGCACGGTGCTTCGCCTTCCAGGAACGGACGGTCGCGAAGAACGGCGCGTCCGTGAGCGCGAACGAACTCGCCCGCTCTCCGGCGAGGATCACCGGCACCTCCAGGCTCGACCCGTCGCGACGGATCCGGAGGAGCGCGACCGGAACCACCGTGGACCCGGCGACGGTCGAGTCGCTGCGGATGGCGCGCACCTCGCGCCAGTGGATCTCGTGCACGCGCCGTGGTCGGCGACCGCCCGTCCAGAGCGAGAGACCGCGTTCGTCGGCGACGACCGAGAATCGGGCGGGCAGGTGAACGCGGGCACCGAGCTCGACCAGCGCGGCGCGCATCGCCGAGTGGCGGACCCCGGTCGAGACGTCGGCCGTGGGGTTGGCGGACTCGAGGGCCCGCCGGCGCCCGCGAGCTGCGCCCCGTCCGGCGAGGCGGCGGATGCCGGCGATGACGAGCCCGGTCGCGCACACCACGGCGAACACCTGCGCGGCGAGAGCGCCCGACACGGGGACCGGCGGCAGCATCGCGATCACGCGATCGACCTCGGGCGGGAGCACGGCGAGTACGCCGATGACGAGGGCCGCGACAGCGGCCACGATCAGGATCAGCGAGATGCGGACGCGGGCGGATGAGATGGGCACGTCGGACTCCGGAGGGGGATCGGAGGCGCGCCGCCGTTGGCGCGTCGTCGTGTGGGGGCACGACCTCGCCGATGTTAGCGCGAACGGCGTGTCCTCCGGAAGGGGGACACGCGGCGCCC from Agromyces sp. LHK192 includes these protein-coding regions:
- a CDS encoding FBP domain-containing protein, whose amino-acid sequence is MHPIDETVIRASFVNASKRERASLNLPEHLPDLDWDAVDFLGWIDRKLPQQAYVVVEIDGEPVGALLRRADGRTRTRPQCSWCEDVHLPNDVVFYTAKRSGDAGRRGDTIGTLVCAAFECSRNVRKLPTLAYTGFDREAARQRRIEALREHVTAFVRDVRDGGTSRA
- a CDS encoding GNAT family N-acetyltransferase; its protein translation is MTEVDHRASPPDLRLPFDVDRPTPLRLETGRLVLRPLETSDAADVWEYQRLPEVLRYIPWPERSREDAWQHTAKRAGMRRLAEAGDGCILAMELVGEPSVGRGEPGGRVTHDGPARNRVIGDIMLRVADVEHAQLEVGWVVHPAFQGRGLATEAAEAALGFAFDTLRPHRVLANLDARNAASAHLCERLGMRHEATILEEQFNDGAWEDTAIYGILDREWAARLG
- a CDS encoding glutamyl-tRNA reductase; the encoded protein is MLICLTASHKNAGFDMLERLSATAEDAGRRMIAGHPAVLGAVVVATCNRFEAYLDLDALDGDSPVDAVHGAIRSVGEVSGLAAEELRSTFGFAHGNAVASHLFSVAAGLESVVVGEGEIAGQVRRSLEQARNEGTTTPELERLFQRASQTSRKIKNRTGIGSEGRSLVRLSLDLASSRVTDWTQAKVLLVGTGRYAGASLAALRDRGATDISVYSATGRGEKFAASHDVTAVPHDGFARAAADADVVIACTLADHHVVHPALIAQGRESLATDTAPVRTLAGAIVPKAERRQLIIDLGLPRNVDPAVVEIAGVELLDLETIKIHAPMEEFAATDAARDLVHRAARNFSAVGEELDLAPTVVALRKHVFDVLDAEIERARSRGDDDGTTEAALRHMAGVLLHTPMVRSRAYARAGEQRAFIDAAEAIFGVVAGPVDAAATEQGANGNQAIEAGDQATSRSA